The Saccharomonospora cyanea NA-134 genome includes a region encoding these proteins:
- a CDS encoding MFS transporter, translating into MATTPPDTPNSFRQLSRPQRKAFFAAWLGYLLDGFDFILITLVLTEIAADFELSLTQAATLVSAAFVSRWLGGLALGAIGDRYGRKPAMILAIVAFSVGSALCGFAWDYWSLFLFRAVVGIGMAGEYGASATYVMESWPKSMRNRATGFLLSAYPIGTVLAALAYELIVPVGGWRWLFYAGIVPIALTLYLRRSLPEAAEWEEQVGRRAETTTSSVLFAAKRRIPNTALAVVLSAALVLIFSQLGGGAIPYLIVLCVLCFVAFAVQLAGRLWPVMIAIMLTVFCAFLYSWPIQSLLPTYLKTELGYDAGQVSNALTWAGLGYAAGSCLAGSIGDRLGTRRAYVLGLFVSLAFVFPVFALPAGNVVLLWVLLFAMQATSQGISGLLPKFIGDHFPTRLRAAGLGFSYNVGALGGAVAPLAGAAIAEDFGSLGSALTTLAVSLTVVVALIIGLDIPARIGRALRVPSDAPALSTPERKESSGA; encoded by the coding sequence ATGGCAACGACGCCGCCCGACACCCCCAACTCGTTCCGACAACTCAGCCGTCCCCAGCGCAAGGCGTTCTTCGCCGCCTGGCTGGGCTACCTGCTCGACGGATTCGACTTCATCCTCATCACCCTGGTGCTCACCGAGATCGCCGCCGACTTCGAGCTCTCGCTGACGCAGGCGGCGACGCTCGTCTCCGCCGCCTTCGTGTCGCGCTGGCTGGGCGGGCTCGCGCTCGGGGCGATCGGTGACCGGTACGGCCGCAAACCCGCCATGATCCTGGCGATCGTCGCCTTCTCGGTCGGCAGCGCCCTGTGCGGCTTCGCGTGGGACTACTGGTCGCTGTTTTTGTTCCGCGCGGTCGTCGGCATCGGCATGGCCGGCGAGTACGGAGCCAGCGCCACCTACGTCATGGAGTCCTGGCCGAAGTCGATGCGCAACCGCGCCACCGGCTTCCTCCTGTCGGCCTACCCCATCGGCACCGTCCTCGCCGCACTCGCCTACGAGCTCATCGTTCCCGTCGGCGGTTGGCGCTGGCTGTTCTACGCGGGCATCGTTCCGATCGCCCTCACGCTCTACCTGCGTCGTTCCCTGCCCGAGGCGGCCGAGTGGGAGGAACAGGTCGGCAGGCGCGCCGAGACGACCACGTCCTCGGTGCTGTTCGCGGCGAAGCGCCGGATTCCCAACACCGCGCTGGCCGTGGTGCTCTCGGCTGCCCTGGTGCTCATCTTCAGCCAGCTCGGCGGAGGTGCCATCCCGTACCTGATCGTGCTCTGCGTGCTGTGCTTCGTGGCGTTCGCCGTGCAGCTCGCGGGCCGGTTGTGGCCGGTGATGATCGCGATCATGCTCACGGTGTTCTGCGCGTTCCTGTACTCGTGGCCCATCCAGTCGCTGCTGCCGACGTACCTCAAGACCGAGCTCGGCTACGACGCGGGACAGGTGTCCAACGCACTGACGTGGGCCGGCCTCGGCTACGCGGCCGGGTCCTGCCTGGCGGGGTCGATCGGCGACAGGCTCGGCACCCGCCGCGCCTACGTGCTCGGCCTCTTCGTGTCGCTCGCGTTCGTGTTCCCGGTGTTCGCCCTGCCCGCGGGCAACGTGGTGTTGCTGTGGGTGCTCCTGTTCGCCATGCAGGCCACCAGTCAGGGGATCTCCGGGCTGCTCCCGAAGTTCATCGGCGACCACTTCCCCACCCGGTTGCGCGCCGCCGGACTCGGGTTCTCCTACAACGTCGGCGCGCTCGGCGGGGCCGTGGCTCCGCTCGCGGGCGCGGCGATCGCCGAGGACTTCGGCAGCCTCGGCTCGGCGCTCACCACGCTCGCCGTGTCGCTGACCGTCGTGGTGGCCCTCATCATCGGACTCGACATACCCGCGCGCATCGGCCGCGCCCTGCGCGTGCCCTCCGACGCTCCCGCACTGTCCACACCGGAAAGGAAGGAAAGCAGTGGTGCCTGA
- a CDS encoding ABC transporter permease: MVVTGSATPASRSGSRRTGGLLLRILPPSLYVGRASALIERSAMVYSRAWLVFVSGVFEPLFYLLAFQVGFGRLVPEVTGPGGQVMDYVAFVAPALLAASAMNGAMFDATFGVFFKFRYDRTYEAVLSTPMGPFDIALGEIGWAVLRGALYAVSFFGVMGAMGLITTPWAVLVIPVAVLVSFAFAAVGMVCATLLRTTSQFDYIQLAVMPLFFFSTTFYPLSVYPEPIQVLVQCLPLYHGVELSRGFAAGVLDWSMVGHVAYLVVLAALGVYGVSRRLHTLLR; this comes from the coding sequence ATGGTCGTCACCGGCAGTGCGACGCCCGCGTCCCGGTCCGGCTCACGCAGAACCGGCGGGCTCTTGCTGCGCATCCTTCCGCCGTCGCTCTACGTCGGTCGGGCCAGTGCGCTCATCGAGCGCTCGGCGATGGTGTACTCGCGGGCGTGGCTCGTGTTCGTCTCGGGCGTCTTCGAGCCGCTGTTCTACCTGCTCGCGTTCCAGGTCGGCTTCGGCAGGCTCGTGCCCGAGGTGACCGGCCCGGGCGGGCAGGTGATGGACTACGTGGCGTTCGTCGCCCCGGCCCTGCTGGCGGCGTCGGCGATGAACGGCGCGATGTTCGACGCGACGTTCGGGGTGTTCTTCAAGTTCCGTTACGACAGGACCTACGAGGCCGTGCTCAGCACGCCGATGGGGCCGTTCGACATCGCTCTCGGCGAGATCGGCTGGGCGGTGCTGCGCGGTGCCCTCTACGCGGTGTCGTTCTTCGGGGTGATGGGCGCGATGGGTCTGATCACCACGCCGTGGGCGGTGCTGGTGATCCCGGTGGCGGTCCTCGTGTCGTTCGCGTTCGCCGCCGTGGGGATGGTCTGCGCGACGTTGCTGCGCACCACCTCGCAGTTCGACTACATCCAGCTCGCCGTGATGCCGCTGTTCTTCTTCTCGACGACGTTCTACCCGCTGTCGGTCTACCCGGAACCGATCCAGGTGCTCGTGCAGTGCCTGCCGCTCTACCACGGTGTGGAGCTGTCCCGTGGGTTCGCCGCCGGTGTGCTCGACTGGTCGATGGTGGGGCACGTGGCGTATCTCGTCGTGCTCGCCGCTCTGGGGGTGTACGGCGTGTCCCGCCGACTGCACACGCTGTTGCGGTGA
- the folC gene encoding bifunctional tetrahydrofolate synthase/dihydrofolate synthase, producing the protein MPSDDQEFPPELSQGENFIAGPLPDDPDEEADAEPVDEAAIDARARQDLLAVEAELNRRWPETKIEPSLTRISTLANLLGDPHRAYPVIHVAGTNGKSSTTRMIEALLSHLGLRVGRYTSPHLQLVTERISIDGAPISAEKYVNTYRDVEPFVSMVDDAAGENEPKMSKFEVLTGMAFAAFADAPVEVAVLETGMGGRWDATNIAEAQVSVVTPVGFDHTDYLGDDLRSIAGEKAGIIKPGGIAVLAQQQPDAERVLLERAVEVDATVARAGSEFGVLSRDVAVGGQLLNLQGLGGVYDEIFLPLHGLHQANNAALALAAVEAFFGAGKDRKLVVDAVREAFAAVSTPGRLERVKAAPTVLLDAAHNPHGAAALASTLDEEFAFRRLAAVVGVMADKDAAGILEALEPVVSDLVVTRNSSPRAMPVDELAALAVSVFGEERVTVEPRLDTAVETAIALVEQTDDPEEPVSGGGVLITGSVVTAGEARTLFGKEPA; encoded by the coding sequence GTGCCGTCCGACGACCAGGAGTTTCCCCCCGAACTGTCGCAGGGGGAGAACTTCATCGCCGGGCCGTTGCCCGACGACCCCGACGAAGAGGCCGACGCCGAGCCGGTCGACGAAGCCGCGATCGACGCGCGGGCCCGCCAGGACCTGCTGGCCGTGGAGGCCGAGCTGAACCGGCGCTGGCCCGAAACCAAGATCGAGCCTTCGCTGACGCGGATCTCCACGCTCGCGAACCTGCTCGGTGACCCGCACCGCGCGTACCCGGTGATCCACGTCGCCGGTACCAACGGCAAGAGCTCCACGACCCGCATGATCGAGGCCCTGCTCAGCCACCTGGGCCTGCGGGTGGGCCGGTACACGAGCCCGCACCTGCAACTGGTGACCGAGCGCATCAGCATCGACGGCGCACCGATCTCCGCGGAGAAGTACGTCAACACCTACCGCGACGTCGAGCCGTTCGTGTCGATGGTGGACGACGCGGCGGGCGAGAACGAGCCGAAGATGAGCAAGTTCGAGGTGCTCACCGGCATGGCGTTCGCCGCGTTCGCCGACGCTCCCGTCGAGGTCGCCGTGCTGGAGACCGGCATGGGCGGTCGGTGGGACGCCACCAACATCGCCGAGGCCCAGGTCTCCGTCGTCACCCCCGTCGGGTTCGACCACACCGACTACCTCGGTGACGACCTCCGCTCGATCGCGGGCGAGAAGGCGGGAATCATCAAACCCGGCGGTATCGCCGTGCTGGCCCAGCAGCAGCCCGACGCCGAGCGGGTGCTGCTCGAACGCGCCGTCGAGGTGGACGCCACCGTGGCCCGCGCGGGCAGCGAGTTCGGGGTGCTGAGCCGCGACGTCGCCGTGGGCGGGCAACTGCTCAACCTGCAGGGGCTCGGCGGCGTGTACGACGAGATCTTCCTGCCCCTGCACGGCCTGCACCAGGCCAACAACGCCGCACTGGCGCTCGCCGCCGTCGAGGCGTTCTTCGGGGCGGGAAAGGACCGCAAACTGGTGGTGGATGCGGTGCGGGAGGCGTTCGCCGCCGTGTCGACACCCGGCAGGCTCGAACGGGTCAAGGCGGCACCGACCGTGTTGCTCGACGCGGCGCACAACCCCCACGGTGCCGCCGCACTGGCGAGCACCCTCGACGAGGAGTTCGCTTTCCGGCGGCTCGCCGCCGTGGTCGGAGTCATGGCGGACAAGGACGCCGCCGGTATCCTCGAAGCCCTCGAACCCGTGGTGTCCGACCTCGTCGTCACCCGGAACTCGTCGCCGCGGGCCATGCCGGTCGACGAACTCGCCGCGCTCGCCGTGTCCGTCTTCGGCGAGGAGCGGGTGACCGTGGAACCGCGCCTCGACACGGCCGTCGAGACCGCGATCGCCCTCGTCGAGCAGACGGACGACCCCGAGGAGCCGGTGTCCGGTGGCGGGGTGCTCATCACGGGATCGGTGGTCACGGCGGGGGAGGCCCGCACGTTGTTCGGCAAGGAGCCCGCATGA
- a CDS encoding DUF4233 domain-containing protein, with protein MSESASSGAQAALGTPAPPAKDPMKGFRGVQAGTLVLEAIVVGLALPVVAQLGDGLSSVQGWTVGGIAVALLACCGLLRFPWSIWVILALNVGLVAFVVTLPWVTVIGVLFLAVWGWLMWLRRDVARRMAEGRLPSQQAGAQGGQPS; from the coding sequence ATGAGTGAGTCAGCCTCGTCCGGAGCGCAGGCGGCCTTGGGGACGCCGGCGCCGCCCGCGAAGGACCCGATGAAGGGTTTCCGCGGTGTGCAGGCCGGGACGTTGGTTCTCGAGGCCATCGTCGTCGGGCTCGCCCTGCCGGTCGTCGCGCAGCTCGGCGACGGTCTGAGCAGTGTCCAGGGCTGGACGGTGGGCGGTATCGCCGTGGCGTTGCTCGCGTGCTGCGGGCTGCTGCGTTTCCCGTGGTCGATCTGGGTGATCCTCGCCCTCAACGTCGGTCTGGTCGCGTTCGTCGTCACGCTGCCGTGGGTGACGGTGATCGGCGTGCTGTTCCTGGCCGTGTGGGGTTGGCTGATGTGGCTGCGCCGTGACGTCGCCCGCCGCATGGCGGAGGGGCGGCTGCCCAGCCAACAGGCCGGTGCGCAGGGCGGCCAACCCTCCTGA
- a CDS encoding ABC transporter permease, with product MTTTERAFGSTRSEVRVVGAWRGAWLRVEGYWTWYRRYWKSNLYSSGLQPLLFLLAMGVGFGSQVEPGVLTGGFSYVQYVAPTLLVAGSVQFAVGESSWPVLSGFKWHKDYLAITSTPVTPGQVLGGHLLWVGLRIVLAAVVYVVVASFFGAWTGPGVVGAAVVGVATGLACAAPVTAFAATTYDEGSRFSALFRFVLMPMVLFAGTFFPVSEIPLALRWLAWISPLWHGNELARGVTLGGLELLPALGHAAVLVVLFAVGGLAARHFFYRRLVV from the coding sequence ATGACCACGACGGAAAGGGCTTTCGGCTCCACCAGATCCGAGGTGCGGGTCGTGGGTGCGTGGCGGGGCGCCTGGCTGCGTGTCGAGGGGTACTGGACGTGGTACCGGCGGTACTGGAAGTCCAATCTGTACTCGTCGGGCCTGCAGCCGCTGCTGTTCCTGCTCGCGATGGGCGTGGGCTTCGGTTCGCAGGTCGAACCCGGCGTGCTCACCGGTGGGTTCTCGTACGTTCAGTACGTCGCGCCCACGTTGCTGGTCGCCGGCTCCGTGCAGTTCGCGGTCGGCGAGTCGAGCTGGCCCGTGCTGTCCGGTTTCAAGTGGCATAAGGACTACCTGGCGATCACCTCGACGCCCGTCACGCCGGGGCAGGTCCTGGGTGGACACCTCCTCTGGGTCGGGCTCCGCATCGTGCTCGCCGCGGTCGTGTACGTGGTGGTGGCGTCCTTCTTCGGCGCCTGGACCGGCCCGGGCGTGGTGGGCGCGGCGGTGGTGGGCGTCGCGACCGGTCTGGCCTGTGCCGCTCCGGTGACCGCGTTCGCCGCCACGACCTATGACGAGGGAAGTCGGTTCTCGGCGCTGTTCCGGTTCGTGCTGATGCCCATGGTGCTGTTCGCCGGCACGTTCTTCCCCGTGTCGGAGATTCCGCTCGCGCTGCGCTGGCTGGCCTGGATCTCACCGCTGTGGCACGGCAACGAGCTCGCCCGTGGCGTCACCCTGGGTGGTCTCGAACTTCTCCCTGCGCTGGGACACGCGGCGGTGCTCGTGGTGCTGTTCGCCGTCGGGGGACTCGCCGCCCGGCACTTCTTCTACCGCAGGTTGGTGGTGTAG
- a CDS encoding dihydrodipicolinate synthase family protein, whose protein sequence is MVPDPATRPPHGVVPPLVTPLDEHGEVDRASLERLVSFQLDAGVDGVFVGGSSGEIALLDTAQRRAAVEVVVRTVAGAVPVLAGTIDTGTRRVVEHARQATELGADAVVVTAPFYVRPGAAEIVDHFRYVHAAVDVPVVAYDIPSATHVALTPDIVAELAAEDLVVALKDSSGDLAAFREILRRTELPALTGSELFADTAVQVGAAGIVPGLGNVDPHGYVRLHRAAREGDHATAAAEQDRLARLFRITTVADRSRVGFTAGALGAFKTALAVRGVIAHPATNLPLRPLDDDEARGIAAMLDEAGLGPVRAN, encoded by the coding sequence GTGGTGCCTGATCCCGCCACCCGACCGCCGCACGGCGTCGTTCCCCCGCTCGTCACCCCGCTGGACGAGCACGGAGAGGTGGACCGTGCCTCCCTGGAACGCCTCGTGTCGTTCCAACTCGACGCCGGGGTGGACGGCGTCTTCGTCGGTGGGTCGAGCGGTGAGATCGCCCTGCTCGACACCGCGCAGCGCCGAGCGGCGGTGGAAGTGGTGGTCCGCACGGTGGCGGGTGCCGTGCCGGTGCTCGCCGGAACGATCGACACGGGTACCCGCAGGGTCGTCGAACACGCCCGGCAGGCCACCGAGCTGGGCGCCGACGCGGTGGTGGTCACCGCCCCGTTCTACGTGCGGCCGGGCGCGGCGGAGATCGTCGACCACTTCCGGTACGTGCACGCCGCCGTGGACGTACCCGTGGTGGCGTACGACATCCCCAGCGCCACGCACGTCGCGCTGACACCCGACATCGTGGCCGAACTGGCCGCCGAGGACCTAGTGGTGGCGTTGAAGGACTCCAGCGGCGATCTCGCCGCCTTCCGGGAGATCCTGCGGAGAACGGAACTTCCCGCCCTGACCGGCTCCGAGCTGTTCGCCGACACCGCGGTGCAGGTCGGAGCCGCCGGCATCGTGCCGGGCCTCGGCAACGTCGACCCCCACGGCTACGTGCGCCTCCACCGGGCGGCACGCGAGGGCGACCACGCCACGGCCGCGGCGGAGCAGGACCGCCTCGCCCGGCTGTTCCGCATCACCACCGTGGCCGACCGCTCCCGCGTCGGCTTCACGGCGGGCGCGCTCGGCGCCTTCAAGACCGCGTTGGCGGTCCGCGGTGTCATCGCCCACCCCGCCACCAACCTGCCGTTGCGCCCACTCGACGACGACGAGGCACGGGGAATCGCCGCCATGCTCGACGAGGCCGGACTCGGCCCCGTACGAGCGAACTGA
- a CDS encoding phage major capsid protein — MAVDSFRPEVWAAAIITTLDEKLTYGTPGVTNRDYEGDISEYGGTVRINSAADPAIVDYVPYTPMTSGAPTTTSQLLEINQRKAWVFDLDDVDAAQVRNDGELISKLTARAAHKLALTADAYVAGLMAAEVAPGAEVAADATNAYELLVDLGTELTENDVPQAGRWVVVPPAFHGLLQKDQRFVSSGDDRGAVVRSEGVVGRAAGLDVLVSNQVPEGPGATAGGYLVIAGHGMATTFAQQISKTEAVRTPDMFVDRMRGLHVYGAKVVRPEALAARDVTIS, encoded by the coding sequence ATGGCCGTTGACTCTTTCCGCCCCGAGGTGTGGGCCGCGGCGATCATCACCACGCTTGACGAGAAGCTGACCTACGGCACTCCCGGGGTGACGAACCGGGACTACGAGGGTGACATCTCGGAGTACGGCGGTACGGTGCGGATCAACTCCGCAGCGGACCCGGCAATCGTGGACTACGTGCCGTACACCCCGATGACCTCGGGTGCGCCGACGACCACGAGTCAGCTCCTGGAGATCAACCAGCGTAAGGCGTGGGTGTTCGACCTGGACGACGTGGACGCCGCCCAGGTCCGCAACGACGGCGAACTGATCTCGAAGCTGACCGCGAGGGCCGCCCACAAGTTGGCTCTTACGGCGGACGCCTACGTGGCCGGCCTCATGGCTGCCGAGGTCGCCCCGGGTGCCGAGGTTGCCGCGGACGCTACGAACGCTTATGAACTCCTCGTTGACCTCGGTACCGAGCTTACGGAGAACGACGTTCCCCAGGCTGGCCGGTGGGTTGTGGTACCCCCGGCGTTCCACGGCCTGCTTCAGAAGGACCAGCGGTTCGTGTCCTCGGGTGACGACCGGGGTGCCGTGGTCCGCTCTGAAGGCGTGGTCGGCCGGGCGGCCGGGCTCGACGTCCTCGTGTCCAACCAGGTTCCCGAGGGGCCTGGAGCCACGGCAGGCGGCTACCTGGTGATTGCCGGTCACGGCATGGCGACGACGTTCGCTCAGCAGATCAGCAAGACGGAGGCCGTCCGTACCCCGGATATGTTCGTGGACCGGATGCGTGGTCTGCACGTCTACGGGGCGAAGGTGGTTCGCCCTGAGGCTCTGGCAGCCCGAGACGTCACGATCTCCTGA
- a CDS encoding FadR/GntR family transcriptional regulator produces MTTSTAGGRRHGARANQRALQEAIKRLIVERELAPGAALPTEVELMKELDVSRHPLREAMKALEAVGIVDIRHGYGTYVGSMPLTGLEAGLAFRGALSLRGDYADIRDLLEVREVLESGLVGRVLDAYDRLDLDELTATVTAMEREAEQGRYAPEADWRFHETLYRPLGNDLVLDLLRVFWRVFNTLDPELPRANDTPLLTARRHRAILEALRARDEAALRAAVDDHFRGIRARVPDRSRSA; encoded by the coding sequence GTGACAACCTCGACGGCGGGTGGACGCAGGCACGGTGCGCGCGCCAACCAGAGGGCGCTGCAGGAGGCGATCAAACGCCTGATCGTCGAACGTGAACTCGCTCCGGGTGCCGCGTTGCCCACCGAGGTCGAGCTGATGAAGGAACTGGACGTCAGCAGACACCCGTTGCGCGAGGCGATGAAGGCTCTCGAGGCGGTCGGCATCGTCGACATCCGCCACGGCTACGGCACGTACGTGGGGTCGATGCCGCTGACGGGCCTGGAGGCGGGGCTCGCGTTCCGCGGGGCCCTGTCGCTGCGCGGCGACTACGCCGACATCCGGGACCTGCTCGAGGTACGGGAGGTGCTGGAGAGCGGGCTCGTGGGCCGTGTCCTCGACGCCTACGACCGGCTCGACCTCGACGAGCTGACCGCCACGGTGACCGCGATGGAGCGTGAGGCCGAGCAGGGCCGGTACGCGCCGGAGGCGGACTGGCGGTTCCACGAGACCCTGTACCGGCCGCTGGGCAACGACCTCGTCCTCGACCTGCTGCGCGTGTTCTGGCGAGTGTTCAACACGCTTGACCCCGAGCTTCCGAGGGCGAACGACACACCGCTGCTCACCGCTCGCAGGCACCGGGCGATCCTTGAGGCGTTGCGCGCCAGGGACGAAGCGGCCCTGCGAGCCGCCGTCGACGACCATTTCCGGGGTATCCGGGCGAGGGTGCCCGACCGGAGCCGGTCGGCCTGA
- a CDS encoding helix-turn-helix domain-containing protein: MGRLLTTGEAAKALSVDRSTLARWLREGRVLPTEVTAGGHARWDLEDLRRQIADVRRRDG, translated from the coding sequence GTGGGACGACTCTTGACGACTGGGGAGGCCGCTAAGGCGCTCTCCGTGGACAGGTCAACGCTTGCCCGCTGGTTGCGGGAAGGTCGCGTGCTGCCTACCGAGGTCACCGCGGGCGGTCACGCCCGGTGGGACCTGGAAGACCTTCGGCGGCAGATAGCCGACGTGAGACGTCGGGACGGCTGA
- a CDS encoding BRO-N domain-containing protein yields MKTFNFKGLDFRVIERGGDPWFVAKDVCDVLGIRSDTVRAVLDADEVAETNPNSIGVASGGRNPLIINEPGLYSLILRSRKERAREFKRWVTHEVLPAIRQTENYVSPGGEGARHAPRSRGGDDGSGSGVL; encoded by the coding sequence ATGAAGACGTTCAACTTCAAGGGACTCGACTTCCGCGTGATCGAGCGGGGCGGAGACCCGTGGTTCGTGGCGAAGGATGTGTGCGACGTCCTGGGCATCCGGTCGGACACGGTACGCGCCGTGTTGGACGCGGATGAGGTGGCAGAGACCAACCCCAACAGTATTGGGGTTGCCTCTGGGGGCCGAAACCCCCTGATCATCAATGAGCCAGGCCTGTACTCGCTCATCCTCCGCAGCCGGAAGGAGCGCGCCCGCGAGTTCAAGCGTTGGGTGACTCACGAAGTTCTCCCCGCTATCCGGCAGACAGAGAACTACGTCAGCCCAGGCGGTGAAGGCGCTCGCCACGCTCCCCGGTCACGGGGAGGCGACGACGGCTCAGGTAGCGGAGTTCTATGA
- a CDS encoding recombinase family protein, whose translation MRVLIAVRQSKRRELSESPDTQRRDIMAWADREGHEITGEAVDIGVSASVPPSRRPELGPWLTNPQKLAQWDIVAFWKIDRAVRSATHFYGDLVPMLTELGKSAVAVTEGVNTLTTSATELGFRVGMAQDELTKLRNRARASRRALRRTARYAGGPPPFGYYAVKTPEGYKLAIDPEAQEAIVSVISLLRQGYTLNYCTAYLNQEGVLTAWDRHAVRMGRRPKGRPWRRKTLHDTLRRRHLLGQYVYRGEVVRDDEGNPRMIGEPMLTRAEWDELQALINRPPKTYRVRGQSMLRGVAYCNGCGRPMVHHPGGEKDQRRYVCSVRTFPGVEDCWAAGYPAEALEDFVESAFLDDYGDLPVIEVDAVPVLDHSARLAEIAEAMDQLETDRYIRGRFTGDDGERRFHRLYSSLEAERDELTAQQSTTPGVRSTPTGKTYRDLWEAADNEERGEILRKFGVYVMAQWRKTRGDLPLAVYTHLYFPLADEL comes from the coding sequence ATGCGCGTACTTATCGCCGTCCGGCAGTCCAAGAGGCGGGAGCTGTCCGAGTCACCCGACACCCAACGACGGGACATCATGGCGTGGGCCGACCGGGAAGGCCACGAGATCACGGGGGAGGCCGTGGATATCGGGGTATCGGCGTCCGTGCCGCCCTCCCGGCGGCCCGAACTCGGCCCCTGGCTGACCAATCCACAGAAGTTAGCTCAGTGGGACATCGTGGCTTTCTGGAAGATAGACCGCGCCGTCAGGTCAGCTACGCACTTCTACGGCGACCTAGTGCCGATGTTGACCGAACTCGGGAAGTCTGCTGTAGCCGTCACCGAGGGAGTTAACACACTGACGACCTCCGCCACAGAACTCGGCTTCAGGGTGGGTATGGCACAGGACGAACTCACGAAACTACGGAACCGCGCCCGGGCTTCCCGGAGAGCTCTCCGACGTACCGCCCGTTACGCGGGCGGTCCGCCTCCGTTCGGCTACTACGCTGTCAAGACACCCGAGGGTTACAAGCTCGCTATCGACCCCGAGGCTCAGGAAGCGATCGTGTCGGTAATCAGCCTGCTCCGGCAGGGCTACACCCTGAACTACTGCACCGCGTACCTGAACCAGGAAGGCGTCTTAACCGCGTGGGACCGTCACGCGGTCCGCATGGGCCGGAGACCGAAGGGCCGACCGTGGCGACGGAAAACCCTGCACGACACCCTGAGACGCCGCCACCTACTAGGCCAGTACGTCTACCGCGGCGAAGTCGTCCGAGACGACGAGGGCAACCCCCGGATGATCGGGGAACCGATGTTGACCCGTGCAGAGTGGGATGAGCTGCAAGCGCTGATCAACCGGCCGCCGAAGACCTACCGGGTACGCGGGCAATCGATGCTCCGAGGGGTGGCGTACTGCAACGGGTGCGGCCGGCCGATGGTCCACCACCCCGGCGGGGAGAAAGACCAGCGTCGATACGTGTGCTCGGTGCGAACGTTCCCCGGGGTGGAGGACTGCTGGGCAGCCGGATACCCGGCTGAAGCGCTAGAAGACTTCGTGGAATCGGCGTTCCTGGACGACTACGGTGACCTACCCGTGATCGAAGTCGACGCGGTACCCGTGCTCGACCACTCCGCCCGGTTGGCCGAGATAGCGGAGGCCATGGACCAGCTGGAAACCGACCGCTATATCCGCGGTCGGTTCACCGGGGACGACGGGGAACGGCGATTCCACCGGCTGTACTCGTCATTAGAGGCCGAACGGGACGAACTCACGGCCCAACAATCGACCACGCCCGGGGTTCGCTCCACGCCAACCGGGAAGACCTACCGTGACCTCTGGGAGGCCGCGGACAACGAGGAACGCGGCGAAATCCTCCGGAAGTTCGGCGTGTACGTGATGGCCCAGTGGAGGAAGACCCGGGGTGATCTACCGCTAGCCGTGTACACCCACCTTTATTTCCCGTTGGCTGACGAGCTCTGA
- the ndk gene encoding nucleoside-diphosphate kinase yields MSERTLVLVKPDGVERGLVGEVIARIERKGLRLAAMDLRIAERSVAEEHYAEHKDKPFYGDLLDFITSGPLVAIAVEGPRAVTAFRQLAGGTDPVEKATPGTIRGDFALETQYNLVHGSDSPESAERELKLWFPDL; encoded by the coding sequence GTGAGTGAGCGCACGCTGGTTCTGGTCAAGCCCGACGGCGTCGAGCGCGGTCTCGTCGGCGAGGTCATCGCCCGGATCGAGCGCAAGGGCCTGCGCCTGGCTGCCATGGACCTGCGCATCGCCGAGCGTTCGGTGGCCGAGGAGCACTACGCCGAGCACAAGGACAAGCCGTTCTACGGCGACCTGCTCGACTTCATCACGTCGGGGCCGCTCGTGGCCATCGCGGTCGAAGGCCCGCGCGCCGTCACCGCGTTCCGCCAGCTGGCGGGTGGCACCGACCCCGTCGAGAAGGCGACGCCGGGCACCATCCGCGGTGACTTCGCGCTGGAGACGCAGTACAACCTCGTGCACGGCTCCGACTCGCCGGAGTCGGCCGAGCGTGAGCTGAAGCTGTGGTTCCCCGACCTGTGA